In Vibrio coralliilyticus, the following are encoded in one genomic region:
- a CDS encoding TRAP transporter small permease yields MFLLRNIEEILASIAISITVLVVIVNVVLRYGFGFVVPWSEELSVICFIWAVYLGISSCYKHKLHMGVDVIVAMLPSKAKPAFRLGVSVFLLALNILMAILSYQYLMLSNKVTPVMGLSYFAINGVLLLCFVLMAIHTVKFIVDDVALLKRSHK; encoded by the coding sequence TTGTTTTTACTAAGAAATATTGAAGAGATCCTCGCTTCGATTGCTATTTCAATCACGGTCTTGGTTGTGATTGTGAACGTTGTTTTACGTTACGGGTTTGGCTTTGTCGTCCCTTGGAGCGAAGAGCTGTCTGTGATCTGCTTTATCTGGGCGGTCTACTTAGGTATTAGCTCTTGTTACAAGCATAAGCTGCATATGGGCGTCGACGTCATAGTCGCTATGCTGCCAAGCAAAGCGAAACCTGCATTTAGGCTCGGTGTGTCCGTGTTCTTACTGGCCCTCAATATCTTGATGGCGATTCTGAGCTATCAATACCTGATGCTTTCTAACAAAGTCACGCCTGTAATGGGCCTGTCGTACTTCGCCATTAATGGCGTACTGTTACTTTGTTTTGTTCTTATGGCTATTCACACAGTGAAGTTCATTGTGGATGACGTCGCGTTACTTAAGCGTTCACATAAATAG
- a CDS encoding TRAP transporter large permease — MESYLPIIILFVLFLLNIPIAFSLIASSMVYFLFINDSIPVSLVMQRFISSAESFPLLAIPFFIMVGSVMNYAGISRSLLAFADSMIGHKTGGLAQVNVALSTLMGGISGSANADAAMQSKILAPEMTKRGYDLPFTAAVTAASSSISPVIPPGINLIIFALLANVSVHQMFIAGYVPALLMAASLMLTIAFIARKRKYKPSRSEPATAKERFHYFLKAVPALLIPFGIILGMRFGLFTPTEAGAIAVLLCIIIGAFVYRELGFKHIPMIMRETVQGTSSVMFIIIGAMVFGYYMTLEQIPHNVASALIELTDNKLVLLLLINALLLAVGMFIEGGAAMIILTPLLLPAVLNLGVNPVHFGIIVIVNIMIGGVTPPFGSMMFTVCSILKVRMVDFVREVAPLLLALLTVLMLLTFSESLVMFLPNLL, encoded by the coding sequence ATGGAAAGCTATCTGCCAATCATCATTCTATTTGTCCTTTTTCTGCTCAATATTCCCATTGCTTTTTCACTGATCGCATCATCGATGGTCTACTTCTTATTCATCAATGATTCGATTCCCGTGAGCTTGGTTATGCAGCGTTTCATCAGCTCCGCTGAATCTTTTCCGCTATTAGCGATACCGTTTTTCATTATGGTCGGCTCGGTCATGAATTACGCTGGGATCAGCCGAAGCTTGCTGGCCTTTGCTGACTCTATGATTGGCCACAAAACAGGTGGCCTGGCGCAGGTTAACGTAGCATTAAGCACATTGATGGGCGGCATCTCAGGCTCTGCTAACGCTGATGCTGCGATGCAGTCGAAAATACTGGCGCCAGAAATGACCAAACGCGGTTATGACCTACCCTTTACCGCAGCGGTAACCGCAGCTTCTTCAAGCATCAGCCCAGTGATTCCGCCGGGTATCAACCTGATCATTTTTGCGTTGCTCGCCAATGTTTCTGTTCACCAGATGTTTATTGCGGGTTATGTACCTGCGCTTCTGATGGCGGCTTCCCTGATGCTGACCATCGCGTTTATAGCCCGCAAACGTAAGTACAAACCGTCTCGTTCAGAGCCTGCAACAGCGAAAGAGCGTTTCCATTACTTCCTGAAAGCCGTGCCTGCATTGCTGATTCCTTTCGGTATCATTTTGGGGATGCGCTTTGGTTTGTTTACACCGACAGAGGCAGGTGCGATTGCGGTTCTACTCTGCATCATCATTGGCGCATTTGTGTATCGCGAACTTGGCTTTAAACATATTCCCATGATCATGCGTGAAACGGTTCAAGGCACCAGTAGCGTCATGTTCATCATCATTGGTGCCATGGTGTTTGGTTACTACATGACGCTGGAGCAAATCCCACACAATGTGGCCTCAGCGCTGATTGAACTGACAGACAACAAACTGGTGTTGCTGCTACTCATTAACGCTCTGCTGTTGGCCGTAGGGATGTTTATTGAAGGTGGCGCGGCGATGATCATTCTCACGCCATTGCTACTGCCAGCCGTACTGAACTTGGGCGTCAACCCAGTTCACTTCGGCATCATTGTCATTGTAAATATCATGATTGGGGGTGTGACACCGCCATTTGGTTCAATGATGTTCACCGTATGTTCCATCCTAAAGGTACGTATGGTTGATTTTGTACGAGAAGTGGCACCACTACTGTTGGCGCTACTGACGGTGTTGATGCTGCTGACTTTCTCAGAAAGCTTAGTGATGTTTTTGCCGAATTTACTTTAA
- a CDS encoding DeoR/GlpR family DNA-binding transcription regulator: MELNQRQKQILATLKADQDVQIDQLAELFSVTTQTIRRDVNNLCELGLARRVHGGVSLPATLTNTSYRFRSEVESTTKDGIAMAVAEAIPDGATVMMGIGTTVTRIAQFLLGKTALRVVTNNLQVAKILEANQNIEVYLAGGLFRREHQDLVGSSTVNFFEGFEADIGLCGCASVTSSHFAMEHEQLESDLSQSIMRNSRQTWLVADATKWERTTAIKVAPLAHFERIYTNKDHLPKELNVKVIPSALSPSKE, encoded by the coding sequence ATGGAACTGAACCAACGCCAAAAACAGATCCTCGCGACCCTTAAAGCAGATCAAGATGTTCAGATTGATCAGTTGGCCGAGTTGTTTTCGGTGACTACGCAAACCATTCGACGCGATGTAAACAACTTGTGCGAACTAGGGCTCGCGCGTCGAGTTCATGGTGGGGTCAGTTTGCCTGCTACCTTAACAAACACCAGTTATCGTTTTCGTTCAGAAGTGGAATCGACCACCAAAGATGGCATCGCAATGGCGGTCGCGGAAGCCATTCCAGACGGTGCGACCGTGATGATGGGTATTGGTACTACGGTTACACGCATTGCTCAGTTTCTATTGGGGAAAACCGCCTTACGTGTTGTCACCAACAACCTACAAGTCGCAAAAATTTTAGAAGCCAATCAGAACATCGAAGTCTACCTTGCAGGCGGCTTGTTTCGTCGCGAGCATCAAGATTTGGTCGGGAGCAGTACGGTCAACTTCTTCGAGGGCTTTGAAGCCGATATCGGCCTATGCGGTTGCGCATCGGTGACCAGCAGTCACTTCGCAATGGAGCACGAGCAGTTAGAATCGGACTTATCTCAATCCATCATGCGCAACAGTCGCCAAACTTGGCTGGTAGCTGATGCCACTAAATGGGAGCGCACTACTGCTATCAAGGTTGCGCCTCTTGCTCACTTTGAGCGTATTTACACCAATAAAGATCATCTACCCAAAGAACTGAATGTCAAAGTAATTCCAAGTGCTCTATCGCCAAGCAAAGAATAA
- a CDS encoding LysR family transcriptional regulator gives MRTRSDELEMLLAVVDSGGFSAAAEMLNIQVARISRAVSKVEKQLGVSILNRTTRRVELTQEGRTFVDSVRKGLHIIHQAEEDLISGSERPRGKLRVDAASPFVFHQLVPLIQSFKDTYPEIELEITSNEGFVDLLEQRTDVAIRIGQLKDSTLHARPLGKSELFIVASPQYLESAGAPRTTLELQSHQLIGFTSPKVLNQWPLKGVDAIEPDITSSNGETVRQLALASNGIACLSGFMVREDIKQGRLVSLLDDAKRLDTGREQVSAVYYKSSAVARRISSFIDFIQPKLTL, from the coding sequence ATGCGCACACGTTCAGATGAGTTAGAAATGCTACTCGCGGTTGTCGATAGCGGCGGGTTTTCAGCGGCAGCTGAAATGTTAAACATACAAGTTGCCAGAATTTCACGTGCGGTAAGCAAGGTGGAGAAACAGCTGGGTGTTTCAATATTGAACCGAACAACAAGGCGGGTAGAGTTAACCCAAGAAGGTCGGACTTTTGTTGACTCTGTGCGTAAGGGCCTTCACATTATTCATCAGGCTGAAGAAGATCTGATTTCTGGAAGCGAACGTCCTAGAGGTAAGTTACGAGTGGATGCCGCCAGTCCATTTGTTTTCCATCAGCTTGTACCGCTGATACAGTCATTCAAAGATACTTATCCAGAGATTGAGTTGGAAATAACCTCTAACGAAGGTTTTGTTGATTTGCTCGAGCAGCGCACCGATGTCGCTATCCGTATCGGACAACTAAAAGATTCAACATTGCATGCACGTCCACTAGGTAAAAGTGAGCTCTTCATCGTTGCTTCTCCCCAATATCTGGAATCTGCTGGTGCGCCCCGTACAACGTTAGAATTACAGTCGCATCAATTGATAGGTTTTACATCACCTAAAGTGCTTAACCAATGGCCGCTAAAAGGAGTTGATGCCATAGAGCCAGATATCACGTCGAGTAATGGTGAAACGGTTCGGCAGTTGGCATTGGCATCTAATGGTATTGCCTGTTTGTCTGGCTTTATGGTTCGCGAAGATATTAAACAAGGTAGGCTGGTATCTTTACTTGATGATGCCAAGCGTCTTGATACCGGTCGAGAGCAGGTGAGTGCTGTGTACTACAAATCTTCAGCAGTAGCACGGCGAATCTCCTCGTTTATCGACTTTATTCAGCCGAAGTTAACCTTGTAG
- a CDS encoding heavy metal-binding domain-containing protein: MIKTTTSVVEGRPVQDYLGVVVGEAILGANIFKDMFGAIRDVVGGRSGAYEREMGRAREIAFAEMEERARELGADGIVGIDIDYEVIGSGGSMMMVSVSGTAVKFK; encoded by the coding sequence ATGATTAAAACAACGACTTCAGTAGTTGAAGGCCGACCTGTACAAGATTATTTGGGCGTTGTGGTCGGTGAAGCTATCTTAGGGGCCAACATTTTTAAAGATATGTTCGGCGCAATTCGAGATGTCGTCGGTGGCCGCTCTGGCGCGTATGAAAGAGAGATGGGCCGAGCTCGTGAGATAGCCTTTGCTGAAATGGAAGAGCGAGCACGTGAGCTGGGTGCCGATGGCATCGTCGGCATCGACATTGATTACGAAGTCATTGGCAGTGGCGGCAGCATGATGATGGTGAGCGTCAGTGGTACCGCGGTGAAATTCAAATAA
- a CDS encoding HAD-IIB family hydrolase produces the protein MNSVTNDLNQNWKQVDWVLTDVDDTLTWEGRLPPETLIALQKLRDSGKKVVAVTGACAGWCDHIAQLWPVDAVLGENGAFIMEKKNGYLTLRSGVPLEAIRDDQTKLKAQVEDILRDYTDLSLTLDQSYRLCEVAIDIGQNRPRVDEAVIEEIVAKIHALGAHATASSIHINAWYGEHSKKATATAFLTEKGLSSQEITTRACYVGDSMNDQHMFEIMPNSVGVANIKHYWDRLAFHPSVLMTEPGGYGFAQFTEKLLALNTQ, from the coding sequence ATGAATTCGGTAACGAATGATTTAAACCAAAACTGGAAACAGGTCGACTGGGTACTGACGGATGTCGATGACACCCTGACTTGGGAAGGCCGTTTGCCGCCAGAGACCTTAATCGCACTACAAAAATTAAGAGACTCAGGCAAGAAAGTGGTCGCTGTAACGGGGGCGTGTGCGGGTTGGTGTGACCATATTGCCCAGCTTTGGCCTGTGGATGCCGTATTAGGTGAAAACGGCGCGTTTATTATGGAAAAGAAAAATGGATATCTTACCTTACGCTCTGGTGTTCCTCTTGAAGCTATCCGCGACGACCAAACAAAGCTAAAAGCGCAGGTTGAAGACATCCTACGTGACTACACAGATTTGTCACTGACACTGGATCAATCCTATCGCTTGTGTGAAGTGGCGATTGATATCGGCCAGAACCGACCTCGTGTAGACGAAGCCGTGATCGAAGAAATTGTCGCTAAGATTCATGCTTTGGGTGCCCACGCCACCGCCAGCTCGATTCACATTAATGCATGGTATGGCGAGCACTCGAAAAAGGCGACAGCCACGGCATTCCTTACCGAGAAAGGCCTGTCTAGCCAAGAGATCACAACGCGTGCCTGTTATGTCGGTGACTCAATGAACGACCAGCACATGTTTGAAATTATGCCAAACAGTGTTGGGGTCGCGAATATTAAGCACTATTGGGATCGCTTGGCGTTTCACCCTTCGGTCCTAATGACGGAGCCAGGCGGCTACGGTTTTGCGCAGTTTACTGAAAAGTTGCTAGCACTCAATACTCAGTAA
- a CDS encoding C4-dicarboxylate TRAP transporter substrate-binding protein, with product MKKLLGAVITAAALLLVGCGESKKPEAEATADPIDINMSLVFTQNELLTKELIKATDKIRERTDGSVNIKVFPGGQLPVYKDNLEQVVNGANWIAVEDLTYLGDYVPDFAALAGPMLYNTYDEYLAMMDTEFVAGLKAKAEEKGIKVLNADYMFGFRHMITNKEIVNSADMKGMRIRVPQSQLFISTLSAMGAAPASLPFPETYAGVQQGVVDGLEGSILTMYSTKIYEVAKNMSLTKHFLGTVGIYISPKLWDKFTPEQQQIINEELEAGAISNTSELVKLDTEYTQKLEELGVTFNEVNSEEFNQLTADVYNQFPEWSEGIHAKIMQELETIRAAQ from the coding sequence ATGAAAAAGCTATTAGGTGCGGTAATTACAGCGGCAGCGCTACTTTTAGTAGGTTGTGGTGAATCGAAAAAGCCTGAAGCTGAGGCAACTGCTGATCCAATAGATATCAACATGAGCCTGGTATTTACGCAAAATGAGTTACTGACCAAGGAGCTCATTAAGGCGACAGACAAAATCCGTGAACGTACTGACGGTTCAGTGAACATCAAAGTATTCCCGGGCGGGCAGCTACCTGTATACAAAGATAACCTAGAGCAGGTTGTGAACGGTGCAAACTGGATCGCGGTCGAAGATTTAACCTACCTAGGTGACTACGTACCAGACTTCGCGGCGCTTGCTGGACCAATGCTTTACAACACGTACGATGAATACCTAGCAATGATGGACACAGAGTTTGTCGCTGGGCTAAAAGCGAAAGCAGAAGAGAAAGGTATTAAAGTACTGAATGCAGATTACATGTTCGGCTTCCGCCACATGATCACCAACAAAGAGATCGTGAACTCTGCAGATATGAAAGGCATGCGTATTCGCGTGCCACAAAGCCAACTGTTCATTAGCACGCTATCTGCGATGGGCGCGGCACCTGCATCTCTGCCATTCCCAGAAACCTACGCAGGTGTTCAGCAAGGTGTGGTTGACGGTCTGGAAGGTTCTATTCTGACGATGTACTCGACTAAGATCTATGAAGTCGCGAAGAACATGTCACTCACCAAGCACTTCCTTGGCACAGTCGGCATCTATATTTCTCCTAAGTTGTGGGACAAGTTCACTCCAGAGCAGCAGCAAATCATTAACGAAGAGCTGGAAGCGGGCGCGATTTCAAACACCTCTGAGCTGGTCAAGCTAGATACGGAATACACCCAGAAACTGGAAGAACTTGGCGTAACGTTTAACGAAGTCAACTCTGAAGAGTTCAACCAGCTAACGGCTGATGTCTACAACCAGTTCCCTGAATGGAGCGAAGGCATCCACGCTAAGATCATGCAAGAGCTAGAAACGATTCGTGCAGCTCAATAA
- a CDS encoding MFS transporter: MPIALFALTLSAFAIGTTEFVIVGLIPTMASDLAVSLPSAGLLVSLYALGVAIGAPVITALTGNWPRKKVLLSVMSLFVLGNVLAWQAPSYETLIIARILTGLAHGVFFSIGSTVATGLVSKEKAASAIAIMFTGLTVALVTGVPLGTYIGQAFGWQATFLTVAILGVIALLGSALLIPANLKQPPATKISAQLKVLTEPRLLLVYAITALGYGGTFTAFTYLAPILENVSGFNSGTIGLIMLVYGVSVAIGNIWGGKMADKLGPVKALTAIFIGLAMILFVFNLAAYHPVSAVITILIWGAFAFGNVPGLQVYVVNLAEKHTPDAVDVASGLNIAAFNVGIALGSWGGGLIVAKHGLMNTPWVGALIVIIALLLTQFSGLLDKREATCQGAEVN, from the coding sequence ATGCCAATTGCACTTTTTGCTTTAACCCTCAGTGCCTTTGCTATCGGCACTACTGAGTTTGTTATCGTCGGATTGATTCCGACTATGGCAAGCGACCTTGCAGTATCCCTACCTTCCGCTGGCTTATTGGTTAGCTTATATGCGCTTGGCGTGGCAATTGGAGCTCCCGTCATAACTGCGCTTACTGGCAACTGGCCAAGAAAAAAGGTCCTATTGTCCGTAATGAGCTTGTTTGTTTTAGGCAATGTACTCGCGTGGCAAGCTCCGAGTTATGAAACTCTGATCATCGCTCGCATCCTGACCGGACTGGCTCATGGGGTGTTCTTTTCCATCGGTTCTACTGTTGCGACAGGATTGGTCAGCAAAGAAAAAGCCGCCAGCGCTATCGCGATCATGTTTACAGGCCTTACCGTTGCTTTGGTCACCGGTGTTCCTCTTGGCACTTATATCGGGCAAGCATTTGGATGGCAGGCGACATTTCTCACCGTGGCTATTCTTGGCGTCATTGCCTTGCTTGGCAGTGCCCTGTTAATTCCTGCCAATCTCAAACAGCCACCAGCAACCAAAATTTCAGCCCAGCTAAAGGTTCTTACCGAACCTAGGTTGCTACTGGTTTATGCGATTACGGCACTTGGATATGGAGGCACTTTTACTGCTTTCACTTATCTCGCCCCTATACTGGAAAACGTTTCTGGATTTAACTCTGGGACCATAGGGTTAATCATGTTGGTGTATGGTGTTTCCGTCGCCATTGGCAATATCTGGGGAGGCAAAATGGCCGATAAACTTGGCCCTGTCAAAGCACTGACCGCCATTTTTATTGGTCTTGCGATGATACTGTTTGTCTTCAACCTTGCTGCTTACCATCCTGTTAGTGCTGTTATTACGATTCTAATCTGGGGGGCATTCGCCTTTGGTAACGTTCCTGGGTTGCAAGTTTACGTGGTTAATCTGGCAGAAAAACATACGCCTGATGCGGTTGATGTCGCCTCTGGGCTTAACATAGCGGCGTTTAACGTCGGCATCGCTTTAGGCTCATGGGGAGGAGGATTAATCGTTGCAAAGCATGGCCTAATGAATACACCTTGGGTCGGCGCTTTGATTGTCATCATTGCCCTACTTCTCACCCAATTCAGCGGTTTGCTCGATAAGCGTGAAGCAACATGTCAGGGCGCAGAAGTAAACTAA
- a CDS encoding glycerophosphodiester phosphodiesterase family protein, whose amino-acid sequence MITGHRGAASLAPENTLVSIEHAAKSGALWVEIDTQLSADNVPVIIHDKTVDRCTNGKGKVSDLDIKALKALDAGSWFGASFEGISIPTLEEALDKCVELGLTLNLELKTYDDKTIDTLVEQVVKVVKQKNYPLDKLLLSSFSKEALAICQAQIPEVRRGFICEVWNDFSLESLQNLDLFSIHIDHKILDAKIAKSIKNAGLVLKIWTLNAPDKAQAFYDLGVDYIITDKPDKF is encoded by the coding sequence ATGATTACAGGCCATCGCGGTGCGGCATCGTTAGCACCAGAGAATACTTTGGTGAGCATTGAACACGCTGCTAAGTCAGGTGCCCTATGGGTAGAAATCGATACCCAACTCAGCGCAGACAACGTTCCAGTTATCATTCACGATAAGACGGTTGATCGTTGTACCAACGGCAAAGGTAAAGTATCAGACCTTGATATTAAGGCGCTTAAAGCACTCGATGCAGGGAGTTGGTTCGGTGCATCGTTCGAAGGAATATCCATTCCCACTCTCGAAGAGGCGTTGGATAAATGTGTCGAACTCGGGCTCACGCTGAATCTTGAGTTGAAAACCTACGATGACAAAACCATCGACACTCTGGTCGAGCAAGTGGTTAAGGTAGTGAAGCAGAAAAACTACCCGCTGGATAAGCTGCTTTTATCAAGTTTTAGTAAAGAGGCACTGGCCATTTGCCAAGCGCAGATACCAGAAGTAAGACGTGGGTTCATCTGCGAAGTATGGAATGATTTTAGCCTAGAGTCGTTGCAAAACTTGGACTTGTTCAGCATCCACATTGATCACAAAATTCTTGATGCTAAGATTGCGAAGTCAATTAAAAATGCGGGTTTGGTGTTAAAGATCTGGACGTTGAATGCGCCAGACAAAGCACAAGCGTTTTACGATTTGGGTGTGGATTACATCATCACGGATAAGCCAGACAAATTTTAG
- a CDS encoding YaiI/YqxD family protein, translating into MKIWVDADACPVVIRDILFRASERTGVEVTLVANQFIRTPASPKVTMLQVQAGFDVADNEIVQRCEAGDLVITSDIPLADEIITKGGHVLSSRGEQFTKENIKSRLNIRDFMETMRSSGVQAGGPAPLNQADRQQFANHLDKWLVQWQRAQK; encoded by the coding sequence ATGAAAATTTGGGTTGATGCAGACGCGTGTCCGGTAGTTATCAGAGACATTCTTTTTCGAGCCTCTGAGCGCACTGGCGTGGAAGTCACTCTAGTGGCTAACCAGTTTATCCGTACTCCTGCTTCTCCAAAAGTCACCATGCTACAAGTTCAGGCTGGCTTTGACGTCGCAGATAATGAGATTGTTCAGCGCTGTGAAGCTGGCGATCTGGTGATCACCAGCGATATCCCATTGGCCGATGAGATCATCACCAAAGGCGGCCACGTGTTGAGTTCTCGTGGGGAGCAGTTCACCAAAGAGAACATAAAGTCACGCCTTAATATTCGTGATTTTATGGAAACCATGCGCAGTAGTGGTGTCCAAGCAGGCGGCCCAGCACCGCTAAACCAAGCGGATCGACAGCAATTTGCTAACCATTTAGACAAATGGTTAGTGCAGTGGCAAAGGGCGCAAAAATAG